A stretch of the Macaca mulatta isolate MMU2019108-1 chromosome 14, T2T-MMU8v2.0, whole genome shotgun sequence genome encodes the following:
- the PATE3 gene encoding prostate and testis expressed protein 3 precursor (The RefSeq protein has 1 substitution compared to this genomic sequence), giving the protein MNKYFLFLFPLCCLIVAVTSLRCITCHLRTRTDRCRRGFGACTAQKDEACMLLKIYQGNTLQISYMVCQKFCRNMTFDLGNRTYVHTCCNHNYCNFQL; this is encoded by the exons ATGAACAAATACTTCTTGTccctcttccccctttgctgCCTCATTGTGG CAGTGACATCACTTCGGTGCATAACATGCCACCTTCGCACACGGACAGACCGCTGCAGAAGAGGCTTTGGTGCCTGTACTGCTCAGAAGGACGAGGCATGCATGCTCTTAAAGATCTACCAGG GCAATACTCTGCAGATATCATACATGGTGTGTCAGAAATTCTGCAGAAACATGACATTTGATCTCGGGAATCGGACTTATGTTCATACATGCTGCAACCACAATTACTGTAACTTCCAACTCTAA